Proteins from a genomic interval of Mesobacillus sp. S13:
- a CDS encoding 3-hydroxyacyl-CoA dehydrogenase, with product MKKLVVIGSGVMGRGIAYVSCIGGFETVLIDVEEKQLLNAEQEINSIFEKGIARGKVTIDDAETAKARLKYSNFLAENVRDADLIIEAVPEKIDIKKTIFEVIDQHAPEHCLFASNTSTMSPTEIASFTKRPEKVIAMHFFNPVHKMPLVEIIRGLETSDETAEAIQNAAIQMGKETVIINEFPGFVTSRISALVGNEAFYMLQEGLGSPEDIDKAIKLGLNYPMGPFELGDLVGLDTRLNNLKYLHEKLGEKYRPAPLLEQYVKAGRLGRKTGRGVYDYRESVTTK from the coding sequence ATGAAGAAACTCGTCGTAATCGGTTCTGGCGTTATGGGCAGAGGCATCGCATACGTCAGCTGCATAGGCGGATTCGAGACCGTACTGATTGATGTGGAAGAAAAACAGCTTCTTAACGCCGAACAAGAAATCAACAGCATATTTGAAAAAGGGATTGCTCGAGGTAAAGTAACGATAGACGATGCAGAAACTGCCAAGGCAAGGTTAAAATATTCAAACTTCCTTGCCGAGAACGTGAGGGATGCGGATTTGATTATCGAGGCAGTACCTGAAAAGATCGATATCAAGAAAACGATCTTTGAAGTGATTGACCAGCACGCGCCAGAACATTGCTTGTTTGCGTCTAATACTTCGACTATGAGCCCGACAGAAATTGCTTCTTTTACGAAGCGACCTGAAAAGGTCATTGCGATGCATTTCTTTAACCCGGTGCATAAAATGCCGCTTGTTGAGATTATTCGTGGTCTTGAAACGAGCGATGAAACAGCAGAAGCAATCCAGAATGCTGCAATCCAAATGGGCAAGGAAACTGTCATCATCAATGAATTTCCTGGCTTTGTCACAAGCCGGATCAGCGCGCTTGTTGGCAATGAGGCATTTTACATGCTACAAGAAGGATTGGGCTCTCCAGAAGATATCGACAAAGCCATCAAGCTAGGGTTGAATTACCCGATGGGCCCGTTCGAATTGGGTGATCTGGTAGGTCTTGATACTCGTCTGAACAATTTGAAATACCTGCATGAGAAGCTCGGTGAAAAATACCGCCCGGCTCCATTGCTAGAGCAATATGTAAAAGCAGGCCGCCTTGGCAGGAAGACCGGGCGCGGTGTGTACGATTATAGAGAGTCAGTTACCACGAAATAA